A region from the Melospiza georgiana isolate bMelGeo1 chromosome 10, bMelGeo1.pri, whole genome shotgun sequence genome encodes:
- the GPR87 gene encoding G-protein coupled receptor 87, whose translation MGYNLSYGKLPESRPSPENSSWPNGSSAARDEFTTIVLPVLYLLIFLASLLLNGLAVWIFFHIRNKTSFIFYLKNIVVADLLMTLTFPFKIIQDSRLGPWHFNSFLCRYSTVLFYANMYTTIVFLGLISIDRYLKVVKPFGDSRMYSITFTKVLSACVWVVMAFLALPNLILTNGYPTRRNVDDCLKLKSPLGVKWHAAVIYINTCMFVVVLVVLIGCYIAISRYIYKSSKQFISSSSRKRKHNQSIRVVVAVFFTCFLPYHLCRIPFTFSHLDKILDDSAHRILYYCKEMTLFLSACNVCLDPIIYFFMCRSFSRRLFRKSNMRTRSESIRSLQSVRRSEVRIYHEYTDV comes from the exons ATGGGGTACAATTTGTCCTATGGAAAACTGCCAG AGAGCCGCCCCAGCCCCGAGAACAGCAGCTGGCCCAACGGCAGCTCGGCGGCGCGGGACGAGTTCACCACCATCGTGCTGCCCGTGCTCTACCTCCTCATCTTCCTGGCCAGCCTCCTGCTCAACGGCCTGGCCGTCTGGATCTTCTTCCACATCAGGAACAAGACCAGCTTCATCTTTTACCTCAAGAACATTGTGGTGGCAGACCTGCTCATGACGCTGACGTTCCCGTTCAAGATCATCCAGGACTCGCGGCTGGGGCCGTGGCACTTCAACTCCTTCCTGTGCCGCTATAGCACGGTGCTGTTCTACGCCAACATGTACACCACCATCGTCTTCCTGGGCCTCATCAGCATCGACCGCTACCTGAAGGTGGTGAAGCCCTTCGGGGACTCGCGCATGTACAGCATCACCTTCACCAAGGTGCTGTCGGCCTGCGTCTGGGTGGTGATGGCGTTCCTGGCGCTGCCGAACCTCATCCTCACCAACGGCTACCCCACCAGGCGCAACGTGGACGACTGCCTGAAGCTGAAGTCTCCCCTGGGAGTCAAGTGGCACGCGGCCGTCATCTACATCAACACCTGCATGTTCgtggtggtgctggtggtgctgaTAGGCTGCTACATTGCCATTTCCAGGTACATCTACAAATCCAGCAAACAGTTCATCAGCTCCTCCAGCCGGAAGAGGAAGCACAACCAGAGTATAAGGGTTGTCGTGGCTGTGTTTTTCACCTGCTTTTTGCCCTACCATTTGTGCCGAATACCCTTCACTTTCAGTCATCTGGACAAAATTTTAGATGACTCTGCACATAGAATCTTGTATTACTGTAAGGAAATGACCCTGTTCCTGTCCGCATGCAACGTCTGTCTGGATCCcatcatttattttttcatgtgcCGATCATTCTCTCGAAGGCTGTTCAGGAAATCCAACATGAGAACCAGGAGTGAGAGCATCAGGTCCCTGCAGAGCGTCAGGAGGTCGGAGGTGCGCATCTACCACGAGTACACCGACGTCTGA